In Ureibacillus thermophilus, the genomic stretch TCTCGAATGCTCAACGTACCCGCCATCTCATACAGCATTAAAAACCCAGCAAGCATGGAGATTCCGCCGGCGACCGTAATGAGCATCGATTTCCTTGCCCCTGCCCGGGAAGCTTTCCGATGATGCCAAAAGGCGATTAACAAAAATGAAGAAACACTTGTTAATTCCCAAAATCCATATAATACTAATAAGTTATCTGACAGTACGACTCCCAACATTGCTCCCATAAACAATAGCAGGTAGCAATAAAAGTGGTATAGCTGCTCGCTTTTCGATAAATAAAAAATTGAATATAAACCAACTAAGCTTCCAATCCCAGTAATAAGTAAACTAAAAACTAAACTGAGACCGTCTAAATAAGTAGTGAAATTAATGCCTAACGAGGGGATCCATTCATGGGTGAAAGTAATCACTTCACCATTGGAAATGCGAGGGATATATGTAGTTAATAAAATAAATAATACGAGAGAAACAGCTGTTACAAACCAACCGATATGCCTCTTCTGAATGTACCTATGAAATATAGGTATTAGCATAGCAAAAATAAATGGGATAAGGACAATAAAAACGTCAACCGTCACAACCCCTCTCCTCCTTTCACCTATTTCATATACTTGACGAACGGAAAACTACATTGCATAATAATTTGTCAATAACATACTTTTTATTAAATATGTATAAAACAGAAAAATTAAAACTTTACCTACCATTTTAAGTATATAATAAAGTAACATGAATTTCATGAATTTTGACTGAAAATTCGGGAGGATAACAATTTAAGAGGTGCAAATATGGTGAATGATATTAAAAAGCGTTCGGATGAAAGCATTTTAGTTTGCGTTTACTATGGGTTAAACGGTGAAAGGCTAATTCGAAGAGGATATAAGCTTGCCACTTTGCTCAATTGTCCATTATATATATTAACCGTTGATTCAAAACCTGTAGACAAATTTGATGCTGAAAAGTCAGGTTATATTGAACGATGGACAGAATTGTCTAAAGAACTTGGAGTGGAAAAATTCATTATAAAAGATAATGAAAAACGTCCAATCCAAAAAGTTATTGCAGAGGTAGCAAAAGAATTGAACGTTTCCCAAATAATCGTCGGCCAAAGCGCCCAGAGCAGATGGGAAGAAATTACAAAAGGTTCTTTTTTGAATGTTTTATTAAAAGAAATTCCTTTCGTCGATTTTCATATTGTCGCAGTGAACCCTCCAACGGAAGAGGAAGAAATCGATATGTACGAAAAAGGTGTTCGGGCTTATATCGTTCCAGCAGGCGAACAATATAAAATCGTATTTACTTGCCCAAAAGGCCGCTATATAGAAGGGATTTTTTTTAAAGAAATCGGCACGGACTTTGATAACGGCATTTTCCGCTTTTCACACAACAACAAAATGATTGAATTGAAGGTAGAAGAAGATTTCGTATCAACACCTGAAAAAATTCCTGAAGAATATAAACATTATTTAGTGTAATCTTTTTCTTTTAAGCAGAAGCCAATGAGTGCTTCTGTTTTTTTATGCATAGCTCCTTCATCATTTGTTCATGCTAAAAGGAGAGATGAAAGGAGTGGCTTCTAAATTATGGAAAACTTCTGGGAAGCAAATTTTTTGGACATCCTGATTCGAAGCATCCTGACTTTCGTTATTATTTTAATATTGGCAAGAATCATCGGAAAAAAGCAATTAAGCCAATTAACCTTCTTCCATTACATTACAGGAATCACCATTGGTTCCGTTGCCGGCGAAATTACCACTCAAATAAATACCCCATTTTTTGACGGCATCATTGCGTTAGCCTGTTGGACGATTCTAACCATTGCCATGAGTTTTATTTCGATCAAATCAACAAAATTTCGCGTCATTGTCGACGATCGCCCGACGATTTTAATGCAGAATGGCGTTATTAATCAACATGGATTAAAAAAAGCGAGGCTCCACGTGGATGAATTGGCCATGCTTTTGCGTGAACAAGGCATCTTTTCCTTTGAGGAAGTCCATTACGCTGTGTTTGAAACAAATGGTGAGCTCAGTGTTATGAAAAAACCTGAATATGATCCTGCTACAAAGAAAGACGTTAAGGCGAATTATCCAAAATCACCTTACTTTCCAACCGAAGTGATTTCTGATGGGAAAATTGTGAAGAAAAACCTTTCCGAATTGAACTTAACGGAAGATTGGCTTATGAATAAACTGAAAAAGAAAAATATCCAAAATATCGAAGACGTTTTTTTCGCCCAAGTGCTTGAAGATGGCTCCCTCTATGTTTCTCTTTTTATAGATAAACAAGGTTTGTCCAAAAAATGAAGGTCAGGACAAACCTTTTCCATTATGTATAATTAATGCACTTTCATTAAATCGAGCGGAGTAATAATGCCGATTAGCTTTTGATGGGGCTTGCCATGTTCAGTTATGAGCAAGGCATCATACCGCTTCCCTCTTTCGACGCTTTCTTTGTATATCTCCTTTGCATGATAAACCGTCAAGTAGCGGCTGATAAACCTGTAGTTAACCCGCTTTTTTTCGTAGTTTAAAATATCCCGGAGCGTTGGCATTTCGTAAACTAAAATTTTATGATTTGCAATATCTGCAAGCCAATTCGTTATGCCCACTGTTGTAATTAAACCTTGGAAATCCCTTCCTTCATAAACAGGAAATTGAGTATATTTCCGCTCCTGAATAATGTCCAGTACCTCTTTTAATGAATCGTTTGTTTGAAAAGTCACCACATTTTTTCGAAACACTTGCCCTACTAAACTGGGGCGCGCCAACAGCTGGTCTATGTATTCAATCCGCTCCACCACTTGTATATGAGGCTCAGCAATAATAAAATTTTCAGATACCCGATAATGCACGATGGCATTCCGCAAATCGGCAAAGGAACGTAAATCATCCTCGTATTTCTTAACTAAAGGGCTTTTCTTTTTTGCCAAATCCACTAAACGATAAAAGGGCATGTGTTCTTTCACCTTGATGATTTTTCGCAATGTAAATGTAATCCGATTGAAAGCAGACAAAAACCGTTCAGAATTTTTCATTTTTGATTCCACCCCTTTCCTTATATTTTATTAACTTCTATTATATTCCATATTTCAGGTTGTATAGAAAATTCTTTTCTTTATATTTAATTTTCAAACTAAAGTCTATGTTTTTTTCCGGTTTTATCAAAATTTGCTATACTTTATGTTAAATCATTCATAAAAAGTAGGTTAAACAACATGAAAATCAACTTTCTTTTCCCATTGCTTATTATCATTGCTGCCAGCAGCTACGGCATTCTTTCAACCATTATTAAAGTGGCAATGACCTATGGATTTACACCTGACGAAGCGGTTACAAGCCAGTATTCAATCGGATTTGTTCTTGCTTTATTGCTTTTTATTTTTGGAAGAAGAAAACTGCCAACAATCACAAAGAAACATTTCATTATCCTTTTATTTGCCGGAATCTTTACTAGTACAACAGGAATCGTCTACGGGAAGTCTTTAAATTATTTGCCTGCTTCCCTTGCCGTTGTCCTGTTGTTTCAATTTACATGGATCGGCATGTTCATTGACTGCATCTTGCGAAAAAGATGGCCAAGCCGTCCTGAATGGTTTTCACTTGTTATTCTTTTTGTTGGAACACTCCTTGCTGCTGGAGTGTTGAATGCGGATTTATCAACCATTCAATGGCAAGGCTGGGTTTACGGTTTTGCTTCCGCTGTCAGCTTTGCCATCTTCCTGCAAATTAATTCAAGAACCATCGAAGGCATTACAACCATTGAAAGAACATTGTATACATCTTTTTTTGCTCTTATTTTCATCAGCATCTTCTTGTCACCAGAAATACTATGGAACGGTATATTAATAAGAGAAGGACTTTGGAAGTTTGGTTTAGCACTCGGTTTCTTTGGAACGATATTGCCGATTTTTCTCCTTGCCATTGCAGTGCCAAAAGTTGGCGGCGGTCTCGCTTCCATTTTAAGCGCGATGGAGTTGCCTGTAGCTGTTTCCGCATCTGTTTTGGTGCTCAATGAACCATTTTCTTGGCTGCAAGTTGCCGGCATCGTTCTCATCTTAATAGGAATAGCGCTGCCAACAGTTCTTTCTGAAAGGGAAATTAAGAACTTGAAAAAAATTTCATAACTGAGAAGTTTATTTTTTAAGCTTACTGGGGGCGATGAATGTGACGTTCCAGGAATATAAAAGCCGCATCCATGAATCTGAAGGTACTCAATTTCCTTCCAATAGCTACCGGGAAATCGTGCTGCAGCCTGCCTATGAAGAAGCAAAGAAACATTTCTTGAAAGCAATGGTGCAACTACATATTGCCCATTTAAAAATGCTGGAAGAACAACAACTCATCTCAAAAGAAGATGCGAAGAAAATCGGCACTGCAATTAGCCAACTTGACTTAGATTATTTTTCAAAGCAGGATTATCAGCCGCAATTTGAGGATTTATTTTTCCGCATCGAATACAAATTAATGGAAATCGCAGGGGATATTGCGGGAAATTTGCATATTGGAAGAAGCCGCAACGATATGGGAATTGCCATTTACCGAATGACGATCCGCGAAAAATTGCTTGCGCTGATGGAAGAATTAGTCACTTTAAGAACTTCCCTGATTACCTTTGCATTAGAGCATGTAAATACCATTATGATTGGCTATACCCATACACAACAAGCCCAGCCAACTACTTTTGCCCACTATTTAAAAGCCGTCATTGACCAGCTGACAAGGGACTTTCAGCGCATGCAGCAGGCTTATAAAACAGTAAATCGAAGCAGCATGGGTGCGGCTGCACTAACGACGACAGGTTTTAACATTAATCGGGAGCGAATGCAGGAATTGCTTGCATTTGATGATATCGTGGAAAACGCTTGGGATGCAGTGGCAGGAGCTGACTACATCGCAGAAGCGGCAAGTGTCGTGCAGCTTGCCGCATTAAACCTTGGCCGCACCGCGCAAGACTTCTTGCTGTGGGCGACGCAAGAATTTAATGCCATTAGCCTCGCCAGTCCATATGTTCAAATTAGCTCTATTATGCCGCAAAAACGGAATCCCGTTTCCATCGAGCATACTCGTTCTCTGCTATCATCCGTTGTAGGAGATGCTTCGACCGTGCTGCAAATGATTCATAATACGCCGTTTGGGGATATTGTAGATACGGAAGATGATATGCAGCCATATATTTGGCGCGCTATGGAGAAATTGCGGGGAATCTATAAACTATTTGGCAGTTTGGTAGTAACAATGGATGTGAATAAAGAGAAGCTTTTGGAGCGGGCTGAAAAAAGTTTGGCCAATGTCACGCAATTAGCGGATACGCTTGTCATAACTGAAAAAATTTCTTTCCGCCAGTCTCATAAAATTATTTCCGAGTCCATTCGTACTTTACTTAAACACCAACAGGATTCCATTGAAAATTTAACTTGGGAACTCGCCAATGAAAAATGCAAAGAACTCACAGGGAAACCATTAAACATTTCAAAAGAGTTATTCTATCAATCTTTAAAACCAACCCATTTCGTTCATGTCCGCAAGTTGCCTGGTGGCCCTGCACCCGCTACAATGACAGAATCATTATTAAAAGCCAAAGAAGAAACATCCATCCTCAGCCAATGGATTGAAGATAAAAAGAATGCTATTTTACAAAGCGAAAAACGTCTACAACAATATTTGGATGAATGGAGCCAAAGAAAAAAATGAATTCCTATATTTTAGCCGTTGATGGTGGAGCAACAAAAACGACTTTATCATTGCGCGATGCTAGCGGAAAAATCTATTTTGAAAAAACTTCAACAAGCACCAACTACCAAGCGATTGGTATAGAAAAGGCGGAGAAAGCATTTAGCCAATTGCTTCATGAGGCATATGAAGCAACAGGCATTCAAGACATTGCCGTTGCTGCCTTTGCCGTTGCTGGTATCGACACAAAAAAAGGGCAGACAATCGTTCAACAAATCGTTGAGCAAAGTTGCCGAAAATCCCTCTTTCGCATTCAACACATCATTGTGGAAAATGATGTACAGTCTACATTAATTGGATTAACGGGAAACGACGCTGGCGCCCTCGTCATCTCTGGTACAGGTTCTACAGCTTATGCTACAGACGGCAAGGGCCGAATTGAACGTACCGGCGGCTGGGGGCATCGTGTCGGAGATGAAGGCAGTGGTTACTGGATAGGTAGGGAAATATTAAATACGGTTTTTCGATATGAAGACGGCCGTCTCCAAAAACCGACCGTCCTCAAAGATTTAGTGTATGAGATGCTGCAAATCGACCATATAGAACAGCTGAACGATTGGATATATCAAACAAACTATACCAACGCACAAATCGCCAAAATTTCTACTGTTCTTTCCAAAGCAATTTCCCTAGGAGACGAGCGCGCCATTGACATTGCCTGCAATGCAGCAAAAGAATTAGTCATAATGACCGATGCAGTGCTTCGCAAAATCGAACCTATTCACGAAGGTTTTATCGTTTACTTAAACGGTGGGGTTTTAAAAAACAATCCGGTTATATTAAAACTATATAAAGAATATATGATGGAACAATATCCTCACATTTCTTTTGATTTATGCAATCAAAATCCAATAGACTATATTGCCAACAGGGCACTCCGTTCATTAAAATAGTAATGGTTTTTCAATTTCGATCAAGTCGGTCGGTACGTTAGTGACTGGGGCTAATTAAGAAGCCCCTTTTTCTTTTCTTAAAAAGTTCCAAGATCTAACTTCTTCAAACCGTCGTCTGTTGCAAAAATTAAATATCCGTCTTGCACCAATAAATTGCTTACTTTTTCCCGATAGATGATGGATTCTTCCGAGCCATCTGTCCGGATTCTCGCAAGATAGGCGCCATTCGAATAATTGCTGAAGTAAATCCATTCACCATCCCCTACAATATATTGGGCTCTGCTTTTTGTTAGTCGCTGATCTTCGCCAGTGGATAAATTTAACCGATATAATCGATGGTTATCTTGCACATTGCTGTAATACATATAACCGTCCTGTTCATAAGCGTGGTCCATTTTCGCCATAAACGCATATGTTTTGCTAGTTGCCTTTGGATAGTTTCCTTCTTTCCATTGGTGGTCCTTTTTCATCGTCGCATCATCAACAAGGAAATATTGATATCTTACTGCATTCCCACGGTCTGGTACTGGGTCATTCCAAGTTACATCAAGATGGTACCATTCCCCGTTCACTTTTACTAAATTCCAAGCATGGGGGCCCGTATGCACCTCACCGACTACATATAATGTTTCAACTCCAAGTTCCCTTAGCATTTTTAAAGCTAGGAGCGCATAGCCCTGGCAAACGCCTTTATGTTCTCTTAATACTGCAGCGGCGCTATGAGGGCTTAACACTGTATTAGTGCTATACACTGTATTTTTCACGATGTAATCATTTACAAACTTTACCTTTTCAAAATCCGACATCGTATTGGCATTCACCTGAGACAAAATGCTTGCCACTTGTTCATCTACATACTGTTCATAGGCGGCATTGGTTAAATATTGTTGATGCACTTTGATGGAGGCTTTCGATTTTCCATAGGACAACGCCACTTTCCGATCCCCTAAATGCCCTAAAATATAGTGGTCGCGTTGAGAAGCCTCTTCCACTGCCTGCTGTATAAGTTCTTCAATATTGCTTGTATCGCCAGCATACTGTATTTCAAAATCTGTCTCCCACTGGCTGAAGTGATAAAAAAATGCATCGGCTAACTCCTCGACCGACTGCACTTTTCCTGGTAGATGAATGGTATTTTGTAAAGCGGAAATGGTGGAGCTTGTTCCTTGAATCGCTTCTTTTGTTGATTCTTTTATATCGGAAATGCTAATATTTTCGATGTTTTGGGCAATCTCATTCTCATTGATCCATTGTACCGCTTTATCCCAAATTTCTTTAGAAAAATCATAAGCCGGTTTAATCATAATCAGAAGAATAATGAAAATAGTCAAACGCTTTAACAATCCCTTTCACCACCTATTCCACCGAAGAAGTTTCCCTGTTACAAGTATTGCCAAAAATATAAAAAGAAGTACTACCAAAATTAAAAGTTGGCAGCCCTTTTGGCAGTACTATAAAAATGTACGATTTTATGTTGTAAAAGTTTCATTCATGATTTTTTTTATGATGCCTTGTAAAGTTTGTAAAGATTTGCTGAATCACTTTTTGAGTGCTTACAATTTCATCGTATTGAATAATGGAATTCTTTTTTATTCTGACTTGACCAATTGGGATTTCATAAATGGGGATTTTTCGTTTAATTGCTTCCACCAGCATATTCAAATCATAATCAAAGGATTCACCGGGCACTTTCATGAGCCATGGCAATTCTTTTGTTGGAATGGAGCGCAAACCCGTTTGAGTATCCAAAATCCGCCGATGAAATAATAATTTGAACAGCAAAGAAGCTGCCTGTTGT encodes the following:
- the argH gene encoding argininosuccinate lyase; protein product: MNVTFQEYKSRIHESEGTQFPSNSYREIVLQPAYEEAKKHFLKAMVQLHIAHLKMLEEQQLISKEDAKKIGTAISQLDLDYFSKQDYQPQFEDLFFRIEYKLMEIAGDIAGNLHIGRSRNDMGIAIYRMTIREKLLALMEELVTLRTSLITFALEHVNTIMIGYTHTQQAQPTTFAHYLKAVIDQLTRDFQRMQQAYKTVNRSSMGAAALTTTGFNINRERMQELLAFDDIVENAWDAVAGADYIAEAASVVQLAALNLGRTAQDFLLWATQEFNAISLASPYVQISSIMPQKRNPVSIEHTRSLLSSVVGDASTVLQMIHNTPFGDIVDTEDDMQPYIWRAMEKLRGIYKLFGSLVVTMDVNKEKLLERAEKSLANVTQLADTLVITEKISFRQSHKIISESIRTLLKHQQDSIENLTWELANEKCKELTGKPLNISKELFYQSLKPTHFVHVRKLPGGPAPATMTESLLKAKEETSILSQWIEDKKNAILQSEKRLQQYLDEWSQRKK
- a CDS encoding DUF5050 domain-containing protein encodes the protein MLKRLTIFIILLIMIKPAYDFSKEIWDKAVQWINENEIAQNIENISISDIKESTKEAIQGTSSTISALQNTIHLPGKVQSVEELADAFFYHFSQWETDFEIQYAGDTSNIEELIQQAVEEASQRDHYILGHLGDRKVALSYGKSKASIKVHQQYLTNAAYEQYVDEQVASILSQVNANTMSDFEKVKFVNDYIVKNTVYSTNTVLSPHSAAAVLREHKGVCQGYALLALKMLRELGVETLYVVGEVHTGPHAWNLVKVNGEWYHLDVTWNDPVPDRGNAVRYQYFLVDDATMKKDHQWKEGNYPKATSKTYAFMAKMDHAYEQDGYMYYSNVQDNHRLYRLNLSTGEDQRLTKSRAQYIVGDGEWIYFSNYSNGAYLARIRTDGSEESIIYREKVSNLLVQDGYLIFATDDGLKKLDLGTF
- a CDS encoding EamA family transporter, translating into MKINFLFPLLIIIAASSYGILSTIIKVAMTYGFTPDEAVTSQYSIGFVLALLLFIFGRRKLPTITKKHFIILLFAGIFTSTTGIVYGKSLNYLPASLAVVLLFQFTWIGMFIDCILRKRWPSRPEWFSLVILFVGTLLAAGVLNADLSTIQWQGWVYGFASAVSFAIFLQINSRTIEGITTIERTLYTSFFALIFISIFLSPEILWNGILIREGLWKFGLALGFFGTILPIFLLAIAVPKVGGGLASILSAMELPVAVSASVLVLNEPFSWLQVAGIVLILIGIALPTVLSEREIKNLKKIS
- a CDS encoding N-acetylglucosamine kinase; its protein translation is MNSYILAVDGGATKTTLSLRDASGKIYFEKTSTSTNYQAIGIEKAEKAFSQLLHEAYEATGIQDIAVAAFAVAGIDTKKGQTIVQQIVEQSCRKSLFRIQHIIVENDVQSTLIGLTGNDAGALVISGTGSTAYATDGKGRIERTGGWGHRVGDEGSGYWIGREILNTVFRYEDGRLQKPTVLKDLVYEMLQIDHIEQLNDWIYQTNYTNAQIAKISTVLSKAISLGDERAIDIACNAAKELVIMTDAVLRKIEPIHEGFIVYLNGGVLKNNPVILKLYKEYMMEQYPHISFDLCNQNPIDYIANRALRSLK
- a CDS encoding universal stress protein gives rise to the protein MNDIKKRSDESILVCVYYGLNGERLIRRGYKLATLLNCPLYILTVDSKPVDKFDAEKSGYIERWTELSKELGVEKFIIKDNEKRPIQKVIAEVAKELNVSQIIVGQSAQSRWEEITKGSFLNVLLKEIPFVDFHIVAVNPPTEEEEIDMYEKGVRAYIVPAGEQYKIVFTCPKGRYIEGIFFKEIGTDFDNGIFRFSHNNKMIELKVEEDFVSTPEKIPEEYKHYLV
- a CDS encoding YetF domain-containing protein produces the protein MENFWEANFLDILIRSILTFVIILILARIIGKKQLSQLTFFHYITGITIGSVAGEITTQINTPFFDGIIALACWTILTIAMSFISIKSTKFRVIVDDRPTILMQNGVINQHGLKKARLHVDELAMLLREQGIFSFEEVHYAVFETNGELSVMKKPEYDPATKKDVKANYPKSPYFPTEVISDGKIVKKNLSELNLTEDWLMNKLKKKNIQNIEDVFFAQVLEDGSLYVSLFIDKQGLSKK
- a CDS encoding CBS domain-containing protein, which translates into the protein MKNSERFLSAFNRITFTLRKIIKVKEHMPFYRLVDLAKKKSPLVKKYEDDLRSFADLRNAIVHYRVSENFIIAEPHIQVVERIEYIDQLLARPSLVGQVFRKNVVTFQTNDSLKEVLDIIQERKYTQFPVYEGRDFQGLITTVGITNWLADIANHKILVYEMPTLRDILNYEKKRVNYRFISRYLTVYHAKEIYKESVERGKRYDALLITEHGKPHQKLIGIITPLDLMKVH